CAGCTCGAAAAACATCGTTGTGAGTGGATTAAGGTCAATTAATAGTCAAATGTTTCATATGATCGTGTATAAATGCAACAACGCAAAACTACAAGGAATCAAGATTTCTGCTCCTGATGAGAGCCCCAACACCGATGGAATTAATGTACAATTGTCGACAGGAGTCAGCATACTGAGCTCTCAAATTGGTACCGGAGATGATTGTATCTCAATTGGACCTGGCACTACTAACACATGGATTGAAAGCGTTTCCTGCGGTCCTGGTCATGGCATTAGGTATATTTATACTATCAACAAATTATTCATACGCGTCAAGAGAAACATTAATTCAGTATGTTGTGTTCATCTTCAATATGAATGTTGTTGTTGCAGCATTGGGAGTCTTGGTTGGGATTTGCAAGAACCTGGTGTCCAGAATCTGACCGTCAAAACAGTTACTTTCAGGAATACTGATAACGGTGTCAGAATCAAGACGTGGGCAAGGTCGAGCACCGGATTTGTTAGGAATGTTATATTTCAACACATTATTATGGGAAATGTCAGAAATCCGATTATAATTGATCAAAACTACTGTCCTAACAATCTAAATTGCCCTGGCCAGGTAGATTTTGCATGTTTACAAAAATACTTgctatatatttatgtttagcaaTCATTTATGAAGGTGTAAGACATACATTCGCTGCATTAAAATAACTCATCATAATATTATTTTCATGCAATTCCAAATGCAGGTCTCGGGTGTGAAAATTAGCAATGTGATGTATCAAGATATTCACGGAACATCAGCAACACCGTTAGCATTGAGTTTGCAGTGCAGCAGAGATTATCCATGCAGTGGGATAAGGATAGAAGATGTTGCGCTAACTTATAACGGTCAGCCAGCCATAGGGACATGCTTGAATGCGGCAGGAACAGCTTCGATTAATCCTAATCCTACCCGCTGTTTATAGTAAACAACGGAAAATTAAGTTGAATATTCTGTACAGAAAAGAATAAGGAGCGCAAAGTACAGAAAAGCATAGGGTAAAAGTTTTTTTCTGCAATCGGTGACGAACTGATTTTATTTAGGTGTTATGTTATACATGCACGATTTGTTTGCAAGTGGCAAATCTAAAAGATTTAGGTTGGATATGTGTAGAAtataaatgtttgatttttgTTACACACTTCTAAGTATTTTGACCGCATATTTagaatattaatttttaattttttcttttttttaataaaaatatatagctaaaactttaatttataaaaagaaaattttaaaaaatattattttatatatgcGGTCAAAGTACTTAAAATTGTGTGTAAAAAAGTCAAAcg
This genomic interval from Apium graveolens cultivar Ventura chromosome 8, ASM990537v1, whole genome shotgun sequence contains the following:
- the LOC141680111 gene encoding polygalacturonase-like, with protein sequence MSKAITGCFILTLCFTSLFMYSTSQVMSSFNVQKLGAKADGTADTAQYFLTAWKLACASTNPAQVYVPPGRYLLSSAVVFSGYYCKRTMVMRIDGTIVAPTNYNLIGNSENWIKFDNLNGLYITGGTLDAQGAALWACKAAGKTCPRGATTVGFYSSKNIVVSGLRSINSQMFHMIVYKCNNAKLQGIKISAPDESPNTDGINVQLSTGVSILSSQIGTGDDCISIGPGTTNTWIESVSCGPGHGISIGSLGWDLQEPGVQNLTVKTVTFRNTDNGVRIKTWARSSTGFVRNVIFQHIIMGNVRNPIIIDQNYCPNNLNCPGQVSGVKISNVMYQDIHGTSATPLALSLQCSRDYPCSGIRIEDVALTYNGQPAIGTCLNAAGTASINPNPTRCL